In Dryobates pubescens isolate bDryPub1 chromosome 8, bDryPub1.pri, whole genome shotgun sequence, a genomic segment contains:
- the NIT2 gene encoding omega-amidase NIT2: protein MRAARGAMANFRLALIQLHVSAVKSDNLQRACELVREASAKGAKIVALPECFNSPYGTQYFKEYAEKIPGDSTQKLSEVAKECSIYLVGGSIPEEDGGKLYNTCTVFGPDGAMLAKHRKVHLFDIDIPGKIQFKESETLSPGNSFSMFDTSFCKVGLGICYDIRFAEMAQIYGQKGCQLLIYPGAFNLTTGPAHWELLQRGRAVDNQVYVATVSPARDEKASYVAWGHSTVVNPWGEVIAKAGAEETVVYTDIDLKKLAEIRQQIPILSQKRCDLYSVEMKK, encoded by the exons ATGCGGGCGGCGCGTGGAGCCATGGCCA ACTTCCGTCTGGCTCTCATTCAGCTTCATGTATCTGCTGTTAAATCAGATAACCTCCAACGAGCCTGTGAGCTGGTGAGAGAAGCCTCAGCTAAAGGAGCAAAAATTGTGGCCCTGCCT GAATGCTTTAATTCTCCATATGGAACCCAGTATTTTAAGGAGTATGCAGAGAAGATCCCTGGGGATTCGACCCAAAAGCTCTCAGAAGTTGCGAAGGAGTGCAGTATATATCTCGTTGGAG GATCCATTCCAGAAGAGGATGGTGGAAAGCTGTATAACACATGTACTGTCTTTGGGCCTGACGGTGCTATGTTGGCAAAACATAGGAAG GTTCATTTGTTTGACATTGATATTCCTGGGAAGATACAATTCAAAGAGTCTGAAACACTGAGTCCGGGGAATAGTTTTTCCATGTTTGATACTT CATTCTGCAAAGTGGGCCTGGGCATCTGCTATGATATCAGATTTGCTGAGATGGCTCAAATCTACGGACAGAAAG GTTGCCAGCTGCTGATATATCCAGGGGCTTTTAACCTGACCACAGGACCAGCTCATTGGGAACTGCTACAAAGGGGACG agctgttgatAACCAAGTCTACGTAGCCACTGTATCTCCTGCTAGAGATGAAAAAGCATCCTATGTTGCCTGGGGTCACAGCACTGTAGTAAATCCATG GGGTGAAGTCATAGCCAAAGCTGGGGCTGAGGAAACAGTTGTATACACAGATATAG ATCTGAAGAAACTCGCAGAAATACGTCAACAAATTCCAATTCTAAGCCAGAAGCGTTGTGATCTCTACAGTGTGGAGATGAAGAAGTGA